In a single window of the Eshraghiella crossota genome:
- a CDS encoding VOC family protein, giving the protein MKYSSIYLVVKDFDKSLYFYEKLLEMKVSATNGKRFAMFNNDGLNLCLMNGYYDELYPEKKETKGEIYPEYDDMVGIANDVNSRKVFINLGVDDLDKEYQRIVELGIGKNLTPIRYLNVFSPYWYFTFMDPDGNPIEITGAHKE; this is encoded by the coding sequence ATGAAATACAGTTCAATATATTTAGTTGTTAAAGATTTTGATAAATCATTATATTTTTACGAAAAACTATTAGAAATGAAAGTAAGTGCAACTAATGGAAAAAGATTTGCAATGTTTAATAATGACGGATTGAATTTGTGTCTTATGAATGGATATTATGATGAACTATATCCTGAGAAAAAAGAAACGAAGGGCGAAATTTATCCCGAATATGACGATATGGTTGGCATTGCAAATGATGTAAATTCAAGAAAAGTGTTCATTAATTTAGGTGTGGATGATTTAGATAAGGAGTATCAGCGTATTGTAGAGTTGGGAATAGGAAAAAATTTGACTCCTATTCGGTATCTTAATGTTTTTTCACCATATTGGTATTTTACTTTTATGGACCCTGATGGAAACCCAATTGAAATTACAGGAGCACATAAGGAATAA
- a CDS encoding helix-turn-helix domain-containing protein: MKERLYITPEYTTAKEIKQIRKELHLTQKEFAEFINCSKPTVERWERSEEIIRGPIVPFLKMLQKYPEYEQEVKIPEKVWTLRIWYMYKQEVCTLIDVNEQEQKVKIKNYIDKVMFRAFGSVENPDYNDYQEFLKSRCFPESRDKMKLILKDLGLPFYDPIMIIEKTEGRMAEDNFWIRIER, encoded by the coding sequence ATGAAAGAAAGGTTATATATAACACCGGAATATACAACTGCAAAGGAAATTAAACAGATTAGAAAAGAATTACATTTGACACAAAAAGAATTTGCAGAATTTATCAATTGTTCCAAGCCGACAGTAGAGCGTTGGGAGAGAAGTGAAGAAATAATTCGCGGACCAATTGTTCCGTTTTTAAAAATGTTGCAAAAATATCCGGAATATGAGCAGGAAGTGAAGATACCTGAAAAAGTGTGGACACTCAGAATATGGTACATGTATAAGCAGGAAGTTTGTACGTTGATTGATGTGAATGAGCAGGAGCAAAAAGTGAAAATAAAAAATTATATAGATAAGGTCATGTTCCGTGCTTTCGGTAGTGTAGAAAATCCGGATTATAATGATTATCAGGAGTTCCTGAAATCAAGATGTTTTCCGGAAAGCAGAGATAAGATGAAATTGATATTGAAGGATTTGGGGCTGCCATTTTATGATCCGATTATGATTATAGAGAAGACTGAAGGACGAATGGCAGAAGATAATTTTTGGATTCGCATAGAGAGGTAG